In Penicillium oxalicum strain HP7-1 chromosome I, whole genome shotgun sequence, a single window of DNA contains:
- a CDS encoding Serine/threonine-protein phosphatase 2A 56 kDa regulatory subunit delta isoform: protein MKRRPSKLANLYLYLLNQRFWPELAAFKCPTGYTASPLWERRSSLAQDPRVHSLTWFRCLQHEQLSRAKDANKSSKKKDAANSSSTSTASLGVPQTPQAASPGQGTPASSQTSLHDGRGKSPDSGSPATTPSAGPSTAQHYIPQGANVAGHNLSNGPGTPTRQGQPVAPSVIISPSGPAPPGAAETMPGDLAPPRKSHVFDRLQTTPKDMSEGIRTPKRQHSSRFDISDQRQRELEKLPGFHEVAPNRRQDLFMQKIDQCNIIFDFNDPTADMKSKEIKRLALHELLDYVANNRSVITEPMYPRVVEMFAKNLFRPIPPPMTPQGEAFDPEEDEPVLEVAWPHIQVVYEFFLRFIESQDFNTNIAKAYIDHQFVLQLLDLFDSEDPRERDFLKTTLHRIYGKFLNLRSYIRRSINNVFFQFMYETERHNGIAELLEILGSIINGFALPLKEEHKLFLTRVLLPMHKVKSLSMYHPQLAYCIVQFLEKDSSLTEDVVLGLLRYWPKTNSTKEVMYLNEVEDIFEVMDPGEFAKVQEPLFHQLAKSVASPHFQVAERALYFWNNEYFCNLVSDNVETILPIMFAPLYENSKGHWNRTIHSMVYNAMKMFMEINPQLFDECSHEYTEHQNSADQREKSRQDRWEMIEQQATLRKNGAPPPPAPALSVPEPIDEVEAMANESQKRLNTLKIQDESEAPKERPAREGTPTSVSSQQL from the exons ATGAAGCGACGTCCATCTAAGCTCGCAAACCTCTACCTCTACCTCCTCAACCAGAGATTTTGGCCGGAACTGGCAGCTTTCAAGTG TCCCACCGGATACACTGCTTCCCCGCTATGGGAACGACGCAGCAGCCTGGCCCAAGATCCCAGAGTACACAGTCTGACCTGGTTTCGATGTCTACAGCATGAGCAGTTGTCCCGGGCGAAGGACGCCAATAAatcctcgaagaagaaagatgccGCCAACTCCTCGTCTACAAGCACGGCTTCCCTCGGCGTCCCACAAACACCGCAAGCGGCATCTCCTGGTCAAGGTACACCTGCATCATCCCAGACCTCCCTGCACGATGGGCGAGGTAAATCACCAGACAGTGGATCGCCTGCAACTACCCCCTCCGCCGGCCCTTCGACGGCTCAGCATTATATACCTCAAGGGGCCAATGTCGCTGGTCACAATCTGAGCAATGGACCAGGCACTCCCACGAGGCAGGGCCAGCCCGTAGCGCCAAGTGTGATCATCAGCCCCAGCGGACCG GCCCCCCCTGGCGCCGCAGAGACCATGCCAGGTGATTTGGCGCCCCCTCGAAAGTCACACGTTTTCGATCGCCTGCAGACAACGCCCAAAGATATGTCAGAGGGAATCCGAACCCCCAAGCGCCAACATTCTTCGCGGTTCGACATATCTGATCAACGTCAGCGGGAGCTTGAGAAGCTACCTGGTTTCCATGAAGTCGCTCCCAACCGGCGCCAAGACCTCTTCATGCAGAAGATTGACCAGTGcaacatcatcttcgatTTCAATGATCCCACTGCCGACATGAAGTCTAAAGAGATCAAAAGACTGGCTCTCCATGAGCTCTTAGACTACGTCGCGAATAATCGGTCTGTCATTACCGAGCCAATGTACCCTCGTGTCGTGGAGATGTTTGCCAAGAACCTCTTCCGGCCTATTCCTCCTCCTATGACACCCCAGGGAGAGGCGTTCGAtccagaggaggatgagccTGTCCTTGAAGTGGCCTGGCCGCATATCCAGGTCGTATACGAGTTCTTCCTCCGTTTCATTGAGAGTCAAGACTTCAACACAAACATTGCCAAGGCATACATTGACCACCAGTTCGTGCTTCAG TTATTGGATTTGTTTGATTCGGAAGATCCCCGTGAACGCGACTTCCTGAAAACCACCTTGCATAGAATCTACGGGAAGTTCTTGAATTTGCGATCATACATTCGACGATCGATCAACAATGTCTTCTTCCAATTCATGTACGAAACGGAGAGACACAATGGGATTGCCGAACTGCTGGAAATTCTTGGCTCCATTATCAACGGATTTGCGCTGCCGCTCAAGGAGGAGCACAAACTATTCTTGACTCGAGTTTTGCTGCCCATGCACAAGGTCAAGAGTCTCAGCATGTACCATCCACAACTGGCTTACTGCATTGTTCAGTTCCTGGAAAAGGACTCAAGTCTGACAGAAGAC GTCGTTTTGGGGCTGCTTCGTTATTGGCCGAAGACGAACAGCACCAAAGAGGTAATGTACCTCAACGAAGTCGAGGATATCTTCGAGGTTATGGACCCCGGAGAGTTCGCCAAGGTTCAGGAACCCCTTTTCCACCAACTGGCCAAGTCGGTTGCCAGCCCACACTTCCAG GTGGCTGAGCGAGCCCTCTACTTTTGGAACAATGAGTACTTCTGCAATCTCGTCAGTGATAATGTGGAGACCATTCTTCCCATCATGTTTGCGCCCCTTTACGAAAACTCCAAGGGACACTGGAATCG AACTATTCACAGCATGGTGTATAATGCCATGAAGATGTTCATGGAGATCAACCCCCAACTTTTCGATGAGTGTTCTCATGAATACACCGAGCATCAGAACAGTGCGGATCAGCGGGAAAAATCTCGCCAAGATCGCTGGGAGATGATCGAACAACAGGCGACCCTGAGGAAAAATGGCGCTCCGCCACCGCCGGCCCCCGCGCTGAGTGTGCCCGAGCCCATCGATGAAGTTGAAGCAATGGCCAACGAAAGTCAAAAGCGCTTGAACACTCTGAAGATTCAAGACGAGTCCGAGGCACCCAAGGAGCGACCTGCTCGCGAAGGAACCCCCACGTCGGTGAGTTCACAGCAACTCTAG